A window of the Cystobacter fuscus genome harbors these coding sequences:
- a CDS encoding DUF692 domain-containing protein codes for MSDAKASAWNLPWRGLGLSSNLDAADAPHPYRLLAEAPGLFDFVEYSAPLSLEETRAAASLFPEMWERRGEVPVLFHPVHLNLYGPELEPERALAALDTHARAVGSAWVGNDVGWWHSGGQPFPGYLYFTPPLTEAGLRDCAAHVLHVQSHLSMPLALENPAVFARRGELHVLDFMARLHARTGLPLLLDLGHLLSYQLAAGLPLDAGLADFPLDQVIELHLAGGVVTRRGGRSHYVDDHTQPVREELFGLLELLLPRCPSLRAVTFEGDGHPLDVALLTLRRLRQLVPRAPRPALSLTPVERPAPPLVRESAPWTLFESGYGVTPEPGGDEEGARAEQDFRFAVVAEVLDRDWPLSRLLLAGTRERLGAFCASREFRELFEGSGRSPGHAFAAWTRRRLREHPDEGVAAAVSFETFLPHAARIRPRAAPGPGEVGLAEDVGLGGFPVDLTELVFAARALRRHLTGRAWASEALEVSGLDALAQVARRPAPGPWRFIVRRKGRGLEVLTAATLVLDELAALERAPRPAREVPIQRLADAGVLGLLRWG; via the coding sequence ATGAGCGACGCGAAGGCATCCGCCTGGAACCTGCCCTGGAGGGGCCTGGGCTTGAGCAGCAACCTCGACGCGGCGGACGCACCGCACCCCTACCGCCTGCTCGCCGAGGCGCCGGGCCTCTTCGACTTCGTGGAGTACAGCGCGCCGCTGTCGCTCGAGGAGACGCGGGCCGCGGCCTCGCTCTTCCCGGAGATGTGGGAGCGCCGGGGAGAGGTGCCGGTGCTCTTCCATCCGGTGCACCTCAACCTCTATGGCCCCGAACTGGAGCCGGAGCGGGCGCTCGCCGCCCTGGACACGCACGCGCGGGCGGTGGGCAGCGCGTGGGTGGGCAACGACGTGGGGTGGTGGCACTCGGGGGGGCAGCCCTTTCCGGGCTACCTCTACTTCACGCCCCCCCTCACCGAGGCGGGCCTGCGCGACTGCGCCGCGCACGTGCTCCACGTCCAGTCCCACCTGTCCATGCCGCTCGCGCTGGAAAATCCCGCTGTCTTCGCCCGGCGGGGTGAGCTGCACGTGCTGGACTTCATGGCCCGCCTGCACGCGCGCACCGGGCTGCCGCTGCTGCTCGACCTGGGGCACCTGCTCAGCTACCAGCTCGCCGCCGGGCTGCCCCTGGACGCGGGGCTCGCGGACTTCCCGTTGGATCAGGTCATCGAGCTGCACCTCGCGGGGGGCGTCGTCACCCGGAGGGGCGGCCGGAGCCACTACGTGGATGACCACACCCAACCGGTGCGCGAGGAGCTCTTCGGCCTGCTGGAGCTGCTCCTGCCGCGCTGCCCCTCGTTGCGCGCCGTCACCTTCGAGGGAGATGGACACCCGCTCGACGTGGCGCTCCTCACGCTGCGCCGCCTGCGCCAGCTCGTGCCCCGTGCGCCGCGGCCCGCGCTGTCCCTCACCCCGGTGGAGCGGCCCGCGCCGCCTCTTGTCCGGGAGAGCGCGCCCTGGACGCTCTTCGAGTCCGGGTATGGCGTGACGCCGGAGCCGGGCGGCGACGAGGAGGGAGCCCGGGCGGAGCAGGACTTCCGGTTCGCGGTGGTGGCCGAGGTGCTCGATCGCGACTGGCCCCTGTCGCGGTTGCTGCTCGCGGGCACGCGTGAGCGCCTGGGGGCGTTCTGCGCGTCGCGCGAGTTCCGCGAGCTCTTCGAGGGTTCGGGGCGCTCGCCCGGGCATGCGTTCGCGGCCTGGACGCGGCGGCGTTTGCGCGAGCATCCGGACGAGGGGGTCGCGGCGGCGGTCTCCTTCGAGACGTTCCTTCCCCACGCCGCGCGCATCAGGCCCCGCGCCGCGCCGGGACCGGGCGAGGTGGGGCTGGCCGAGGACGTGGGCCTGGGCGGCTTCCCGGTGGATCTCACCGAGCTGGTCTTCGCCGCCCGGGCCCTGCGCCGTCACCTGACGGGGCGGGCCTGGGCGAGCGAGGCCCTGGAGGTGAGCGGGCTGGACGCGCTCGCGCAGGTGGCACGGCGTCCGGCGCCCGGTCCGTGGCGCTTCATCGTGCGGCGCAAGGGCCGGGGGCTGGAGGTGCTGACGGCGGCGACCTTGGTGCTCGATGAGCTGGCCGCGCTGGAGCGGGCGCCTCGGCCCGCGCGCGAGGTGCCCATCCAACGGCTCGCCGACGCGGGGGTGCTCGGCCTGCTGCGCTGGGGATGA
- the udk gene encoding uridine kinase, which translates to MPSPLVVGIAGGTASGKTTVARKVREALADCRVAFIDQDSYYRDLSDLPMAERREVNFDHPDAFDTELLVAHLAELKAGRAIQKPVYDFVTCTRQPQTVRVEPGDMILLEGILVLHMKPLRDEMSVRIYVDTDDDLRILRRLERDIHERGQDFDHVVSQYLRHVRPMHMGFVEPSKHHAHIIVPQGGNNDIAIGMIVGALRARLMNPAAPR; encoded by the coding sequence ATGCCGTCACCCCTCGTCGTAGGCATCGCCGGTGGTACCGCTTCCGGCAAGACGACGGTCGCCCGGAAGGTTCGCGAGGCGCTCGCCGACTGCCGTGTGGCCTTCATCGATCAGGATTCGTATTACCGGGACCTGTCGGACCTGCCGATGGCCGAGCGCCGCGAGGTCAACTTCGACCATCCGGATGCCTTCGACACGGAACTGCTCGTGGCGCACCTGGCGGAGCTCAAGGCGGGCCGCGCCATCCAGAAGCCCGTGTACGACTTCGTCACCTGCACGCGGCAGCCGCAGACGGTGCGCGTGGAGCCTGGGGACATGATCCTCCTGGAGGGCATCCTCGTGCTGCACATGAAGCCGCTGCGCGACGAGATGAGCGTGCGCATCTACGTGGACACGGATGACGACCTGCGCATCCTGCGCCGGCTCGAGCGCGACATCCACGAGCGCGGCCAGGACTTCGATCACGTGGTCAGCCAGTACCTGCGCCACGTGCGGCCCATGCACATGGGCTTCGTCGAGCCCTCCAAGCACCACGCGCACATCATCGTGCCGCAGGGGGGCAACAACGACATCGCCATCGGGATGATCGTCGGCGCGCTGCGCGCCCGGCTGATGAACCCCGCCGCGCCGCGCTGA
- a CDS encoding alpha/beta fold hydrolase: protein MSPVALPLEEGGLLGAARIAWCAYGERSEDNVVVLLHDLPHSHHALRPAGQDAVPYSGWGSELLGEGRPLDTAALHVVVPNLLGSPFGSTSPVAVDPHARRPYGAALPTVTVLDMARAVAALLRSMKVERVRAVVGVGLGGLVALRLAALFAERVGGVAVLGAARTLPESLRERLGLTRHLLRLDPDFHDGHYAPGAGPRRTLRKQALEYLRLVHGPGGEAPDATQALEAEAQALADTFDANAWALLCTAYAGADLSECLAEVRAPVLLAAAANDLLAPPARVRDTYHLLSAAGIRAHYHELPEPCSHQGLLAGSRRLHGPLRDFVRRRG, encoded by the coding sequence GTGTCTCCGGTTGCACTTCCCCTGGAGGAAGGCGGCCTGCTGGGCGCAGCCCGGATCGCCTGGTGTGCCTACGGCGAGCGCTCCGAGGACAATGTTGTGGTGCTGTTGCACGATCTGCCGCACTCCCACCACGCGCTTCGCCCCGCGGGGCAGGACGCCGTCCCGTACTCCGGGTGGGGCTCGGAGCTACTCGGCGAGGGGCGACCCCTGGACACGGCGGCGCTGCACGTGGTGGTGCCCAACCTGCTCGGCAGTCCGTTCGGCTCCACGTCGCCGGTGGCGGTGGATCCTCACGCGCGCCGGCCCTATGGCGCCGCGCTGCCCACGGTGACGGTGCTGGACATGGCGCGCGCGGTGGCGGCGCTCTTGCGCTCGATGAAGGTGGAGCGCGTGCGCGCGGTGGTGGGCGTGGGGCTCGGCGGGCTGGTGGCACTGCGGCTCGCGGCGCTCTTCGCCGAGCGGGTGGGGGGCGTGGCGGTGCTCGGCGCGGCGCGCACCCTGCCCGAGTCCCTGCGCGAGCGCCTGGGCCTCACCCGCCACCTGTTGCGCCTGGATCCCGACTTCCATGACGGGCACTACGCCCCGGGAGCCGGGCCCCGGCGCACGCTGCGCAAGCAGGCCCTGGAGTACCTGCGGCTCGTCCATGGACCCGGCGGAGAGGCCCCGGACGCCACCCAGGCGCTGGAGGCCGAGGCCCAGGCCCTCGCGGATACCTTCGACGCGAACGCCTGGGCATTGCTGTGCACGGCCTACGCGGGCGCGGACCTCTCCGAGTGCCTGGCCGAGGTGCGCGCCCCGGTGCTGCTCGCGGCGGCCGCGAACGACTTGCTGGCCCCTCCCGCGCGCGTGCGCGACACGTACCACCTGCTCAGCGCGGCGGGCATCCGGGCGCACTACCACGAGCTGCCCGAGCCCTGCTCGCACCAGGGCCTGCTCGCCGGCTCCCGGCGGCTGCACGGCCCCCTGCGCGACTTCGTGCGCCGCCGCGGCTGA
- a CDS encoding PQQ-binding-like beta-propeller repeat protein, translated as MIRFRIGHRWKREPAEAPHDSVSLELDGVNLLPGAVEEPLVDVVPALLAALAALHAGGQRLAQVSLTEAHLELVLRRSGADIEVQVASLSRPARLLRPALRLDAEELVEAARACGHGFLEDLKQVAPERLRDEQGQALKQALKELEESAPHPRELRPEPFTFRATAPTLPGFGFVLDDGDDVLRRAAREKGPALASLLCPGEVWLALPQRPVAWRAPGPPFLTALELTRQAADLARAMEVGEPRFSFEPAGVRPELTLDLKAGEARLGGPPIALRAEELLAAMFHLGQALALAMSERERSLANNPYLQELTERSREGLSHLRGAVRPPEEAGAAPARVATASGGSRPLKVPGRLRRLRFESLWEQRKLVDADMGRLMMGRQGLVYSSPDMACAFDRKTGKQVWRRAASHGVAASEDGYSLAASAVRLCGFPGKGSGADWLRVHDGLHVGPLLLRQYGMLYTLADERVVLALNEVTGREAWRLTPARTRRGYLSIHAHRALLATDSGYLYGLGLGDGQVRFRMSASLPFLGAPVPWARRFVALLGQGSNSALLLADAHTGEAVWTYEMSLALPSTPLPSGKRVYIAGELEGEGVLLCVDAAGQSRWQRALHLGPGPFALARLPGAVLVTSALGAAARVSDSGEVDWRVGASGEQLTRPLRPIVSRGVALVPGERVRAVDPLRGDVLAEVRAGAGLMALQADAQLNLYFLDELGTLSAYRLGSHFTVVGG; from the coding sequence ATGATCCGCTTTCGCATCGGACATCGATGGAAGCGCGAACCCGCGGAGGCGCCGCATGATTCCGTGTCGCTGGAATTGGACGGGGTGAATCTGCTGCCCGGCGCGGTGGAGGAGCCGCTGGTGGACGTGGTGCCCGCGCTGCTCGCAGCCCTGGCCGCGCTGCACGCGGGAGGGCAGAGGCTCGCGCAGGTGTCGCTCACGGAAGCGCACCTGGAGCTGGTGCTGAGACGTTCAGGAGCGGACATCGAGGTGCAGGTGGCGAGCCTGTCGCGTCCGGCGCGGCTGCTGCGGCCGGCGTTGCGGCTGGACGCGGAGGAGCTGGTGGAGGCGGCGCGGGCATGTGGCCACGGCTTCCTGGAGGACCTGAAGCAGGTGGCGCCGGAGCGGCTGCGGGACGAGCAGGGCCAGGCGCTGAAGCAGGCCCTGAAGGAGCTGGAGGAGTCCGCGCCCCATCCCCGCGAGCTGCGCCCCGAGCCCTTCACGTTCCGCGCCACGGCCCCCACCCTGCCCGGCTTCGGCTTCGTGCTGGACGACGGGGATGACGTGCTGCGGCGGGCGGCGCGCGAGAAGGGCCCGGCGCTGGCGTCCCTGCTGTGTCCGGGCGAGGTGTGGCTGGCGCTGCCGCAGCGGCCGGTGGCGTGGCGCGCGCCGGGGCCGCCCTTCCTCACGGCGTTGGAGCTCACGCGGCAGGCGGCGGACCTGGCTCGCGCCATGGAGGTGGGCGAGCCGCGCTTCTCCTTCGAGCCCGCGGGCGTGCGGCCCGAGCTGACGTTGGATTTGAAGGCGGGAGAGGCGCGCCTGGGCGGCCCTCCCATCGCCCTGCGCGCCGAGGAGCTGCTCGCGGCCATGTTCCACCTGGGCCAGGCGCTGGCCCTGGCCATGTCCGAGCGCGAGCGCTCGCTCGCGAACAACCCGTACCTGCAGGAGCTGACCGAGCGCAGCCGCGAGGGGCTGTCCCACCTGCGCGGCGCCGTCCGGCCCCCCGAGGAGGCGGGGGCCGCGCCGGCCCGGGTGGCGACAGCCTCCGGAGGCTCCCGCCCGCTGAAGGTGCCGGGACGGCTGCGCCGGCTGCGCTTCGAGAGCCTGTGGGAGCAGCGCAAGCTGGTGGACGCGGACATGGGGCGGCTGATGATGGGGCGCCAGGGGCTGGTGTACTCGTCGCCGGACATGGCCTGCGCCTTCGATCGCAAGACGGGCAAGCAGGTGTGGCGGCGGGCGGCGAGCCATGGCGTGGCGGCCTCGGAGGACGGCTACAGCCTGGCGGCGAGCGCGGTGCGCCTGTGCGGCTTTCCCGGCAAGGGCTCGGGAGCGGACTGGTTGCGCGTGCACGACGGGTTGCACGTGGGCCCGTTGCTCCTGCGGCAGTACGGCATGCTCTACACCCTGGCGGATGAGCGGGTGGTGCTCGCGCTCAACGAGGTGACGGGCCGCGAGGCGTGGCGGCTGACCCCCGCGCGCACGCGCCGGGGCTACCTGTCCATCCATGCCCACCGCGCCCTGCTGGCGACGGACTCGGGCTACCTCTACGGGCTGGGGCTCGGGGATGGCCAGGTGCGCTTCCGCATGAGCGCGTCCCTGCCCTTCCTGGGCGCGCCGGTGCCCTGGGCGCGGCGCTTCGTGGCGCTGCTCGGCCAGGGCTCCAACTCGGCGCTGCTGCTCGCGGACGCGCACACCGGCGAGGCGGTGTGGACGTACGAGATGTCACTCGCCCTGCCCTCCACGCCGCTGCCCAGCGGCAAGCGCGTGTACATCGCCGGAGAGCTGGAGGGAGAGGGCGTGCTCTTGTGCGTGGACGCGGCGGGACAGTCGCGCTGGCAGCGCGCGCTGCACCTGGGACCGGGGCCCTTCGCGCTCGCGCGCCTGCCGGGCGCGGTGCTGGTGACCTCCGCCCTGGGCGCGGCGGCGCGGGTGAGCGACTCGGGCGAGGTGGACTGGCGCGTGGGCGCCTCGGGCGAGCAGCTCACCCGTCCCCTGCGGCCCATCGTCTCGCGCGGCGTCGCCCTGGTGCCGGGCGAGCGCGTGCGCGCGGTGGATCCCCTCCGCGGCGACGTGCTCGCGGAGGTGCGCGCCGGCGCGGGACTCATGGCGCTCCAGGCCGACGCCCAGCTCAACCTCTACTTCCTGGACGAGCTCGGCACGCTGTCGGCGTACCGGTTGGGCTCGCACTTCACGGTGGTGGGCGGCTAG